One window from the genome of Magnolia sinica isolate HGM2019 chromosome 4, MsV1, whole genome shotgun sequence encodes:
- the LOC131242872 gene encoding UPF0426 protein At1g28150, chloroplastic: MALFTTSSTMWKPTHFTVFSPPKREIKSFRAFRAKAFFNPIDEPIVKEALKEPVAFMSGMFAGLLRLDLNEDPLKEWLTRTVEASGITKEEIDVESSKVEEDAPQEIQIE, encoded by the exons ATGGCTCTCTTCACCACTTCCTCAACGATG TGGAAGCCGACACATTTCACCGTTTTTTCGCCACCGAAACGGGAAATAAAGAGTTTCAGAGCGTTTCGGGCGAAGGCTTTCTTCAATCCTATCGACGAACCCATCGTCAAAGAAGCTCTCAAG GAACCCGTTGCCTTTATGAGTGGGATGTTTGCAGGGCTTCTGAGGCTCGATTTGAATGAAGATCCTCTCAAGGAATGGCTTACTAGGACTGTCGAAGCTTCTGGAATTACCAAGGAAGAAATTGATGTGGAAAGTTCCAAAGTGGAAGAAGATGCGCCGCAAGAGATACAGATTGAATGA